The genome window GAAGGCGACGCCGGTCGCCGATTGCGCGCCCATATTGCCGAACACCATCGCCTGGATGTTGACCGCTGTCCCCCAGCTTTCGGGGATGTTGTGCAGGCCGCGATAGACGATGGCGCGATGGTTCATCCAGGATGAAAACACCGCCTTGATCGCGCCCCATAATTGCTCGCGCGGATCCTGTGGGAAGCTCTTGCCGGCGGTCTGTTCGACGATCGCCTTGTATTGCGCGGCGACCTTGCGCCAATCGTCGGCGGTCAGCTGCGTATCGAGCGCGAAGCCCTTGCTCTCCTTGATCTTCTCCAGCGCCTCCTCGAACCGGTGATGTTCGACGCCGAGGACGACGCTCGAATACATTTCGATGAAGCGCCGGTAGCAGTCCCAGGCGAAGCGTTCATCGCCGGAGTCGCGCGCGACCGCTTCCACGGTCTCGTCGTTGAGACCGAGATTGAGCACCGTGTCCATCATCCCGGGCATTGAGGCGCGGGCGCCCGAACGCACCGAGACGAGCAGCGGCTGCTGCGGATCTTCGAAGGCGTGCCCGGCGACGCGGCCGATGTCGGCAAGCGCGGCGTCGACCTGCCCGGCGAGATCGGCGGGGAAGGTCTTGCCGTTGGCGTAAAAATAGGCGCAGACCTCGGTGGTGATGGTGAAGCCGGGCGGCACGGGCAGTCCGAGCGCCGCCATTTCAGCGAGATTGGCCCCTTTGCCGCCCAAAAGCTCTTTCATCGACGCCGATCCTTCGGACCGACCGGCGCTGAAACTATACACCCACTTGGTCATACCTTTTTCGTCCGGCGAGAGAGGCGGGCGCGCAACGCGCCGCGCCCGGGCGGTTTTGGCGTTCTTGGGCGCTTCCGGCCGCGCCGCGGCCGCCGACGCCCCGCCTGCGCGGATCATCAAGCGCGCCGGAAGTTACGCTCAAATGACGCGCGACCACAAGTTTGCGCATAACTCCTTGAGCGCTATTTTGGCCAGTGATCGAAGAAATCCAGCCGAGGTCGCGCGGTGATGAAAAGCGAACAGGATGACGCGCCGCGTCCCGCGGCTTTCGAGATCGGCCAGCCGCTCGATCTTCTGTCCGTCGCCGAACTCGACGAACGCATCGAGCGACTGCGGCTAGAGATCGCCCGACTCGAGGCCGCCCGCGCGGCGAAACAGGCGGCGAACGCGGCGGCGGAAGCGTTTTTCAGGAAGTAAGGCTTCAATACAAAAAAGAGCTTTACCTGCTCCTACAGTCGTGCACACTAGCATTTGCTGCGGATTTTTTTATTAGGAGTTTTTTCAATGAAAGCGTTTCTTTTGTTGCTGTTGATTGGCTTGTTCCAGTTGTTTCCCGCGGCGGCGCAAGCTGACATTCCGGATTACGTATTAGCCTATCGACTCGCAGTTGCTTCTTACTGCGCATATGCCGTAAACGACCTCGATGACGATCACGGCAAAGAGCGCGCCCGTCGTTGCCTAACAGAAGCCAAGAAACGGGACCCAGAGCGATTACAGTCCTTGGACGTGCAGGGCGCGGATATCGAGACTTATTTCGATCCGCGCCATAGTGAAAATGCTTATTTGCTGGCCCGTACAAAGGACGGTTTAATCCTGGCGTTTCGCGGCACTCTTACGCCGCCAATTGATCCCGATGGATCTTTATTTCATGTCGCGCGAAAAACGATTGAAGAGCATAACCTTCACGTTGCTGGTTTTCAAAAGTTCGTTGAGGACTGGTTGAGGGATATTGATGCTGTGACCTCCGCTGGTCGCCACCCCGGCATACAGGGTGCGTGGGAGGATATTCTCGCACATCTTGACACCAAATGCGGGCGCGAAGCCCAGCCCTGCTTTCGCGATTTGTTAGCGCATCTCGATCCGGAAAAGGGTGAAAAGCTCTTCATAACTGGGCACAGCAAGGGTGGCGCCTTGGCTACACTCGCTGCGTTGGACATCGCGAATAAGTTCGGCGTCGTGTCGCCGACCGTCTATACCTTCGCTGCTGCAAAAGCTCTTACCGAGAAACAGGCCGCAGAAGAGATGGTCAGAGCCAGCAATATATGGCGGTTTGAACGGGCTGACGATCTTGTGCCCGCCCTCGCGCCTGATAGTACCGCCTTCTATTGGCCTTGGCACTATGCTCATGTCGGTTCGCTGGCGCTCCTCGGCGCCGGCCGGTCACGATTGTGTCCGCCTAGCCCCAACGGCATCTACACTCCGAATGATCGAGACCGCATTGCCTCCATTTTATTGGATGCCGCGACATCCGCACCAATCAATTTCCTCGCTAGCGTGGCTCAGATTGATCCAATCGGCGCGTTAAAAAAAGTAGTTAATGGCGGCGAACCGGCTTGCCGAAAGTTTGTCGACGCTCATTTCGCTGTGTTTTCGGATGTCCGCCAACTGGCACGCAATGGCGACACCTCTGGGCCTGGTTTTTTTGTCGACGATCTTACGGACGACAACAAAGACAAGATTCTATGGGGTTATGGTCAGTGGTGTAATCTCGTAAAATTTATCGACTGAGTCTCCGCTCGCCTCTATTGCGCCGGCTTGACAGCCGGCCCTTTGGCGTGCGCTTTTCCGCGCTTGTCGCGCTAAGCGCCCCTCCTTGCCGAGACTGCCTATTCCATGCATCGCTACCGTTCGCATAATTGTGGCGCGCCCAATGAGGCGCTCGTCGGCGAAAAAATCCGACTTTCCGGCTGGTGCCATCGCATCCGCGATCACGGCGGCGTGCTGTTTATCGATCTGCGCGATCACTACGGGCTGACGCAATGCGTCGTCGATCCCGATTCGCCCGCCTTCGCGCAGGCGGAGAAATTGCGCTCGGAATGGGTGGTGCGGCTCGACGGCGAGGTGCGCAAGCGCCCCGCCGGCACCGAAAATCCCGACATGCCGACCGGACAGGTCGAGGTTTACGTCAACGAAATCGAGGTGTTGGGCGCCGCCGCCGAATTGCCGCTGCCGGTCTTCGGCGACCAGCAATATCCCGAGGACACGCGCCTCAAATATCGGTTCCTCGATCTGCGTCGCGAGAAGCTGCACCAGAACATCATGCTGCGCGGCCGCATCATCGATTCGATCCGCATGCGCATGAAGCAGGCGGGCTTCTTCGAGTTCCAGACGCCGATTCTGACCGCCTCCTCGCCCGAGGGCGCGCGCGACTTTCTCGTGCCCTCGCGCCTGCATCCGGGGAAATTCTACGCGCTGCCGCAGGCGCCCCAGCAGTTCAAGCAGCTGATCATGGTCGCCGGCTTCGATCGCTATTTCCAGATCGCGCCCTGCTTTCGCGACGAGGACGCGCGCGCCGACCGCTCGCCGGGAGAGTTCTACCAGCTCGACGTCGAAATGAGCTTTGTGACGCAGGAAGACGTGTTCGGCGCGATCGAGCCGGTGCTGCGCGGACTCTTCGAGGAGTTCGCCAACGGGAAAGCCGTTACGCAGAAATTCCCGCGCATTTCCTTCCGCGAGTCGATGCTCAAATATGGCACCGACAAGCCGGATCTGCGCAACCCGCTGCTGATCGCCGACGTGTCGGAGGAATTCGCCCGCGAGGACGTGAGCTTCAAGGCGTTCAAAGGCAAGACGGTGCGCGCCATCCCCGCGCCGGGCGCCGCGAGCCAGCCGCGAAGCTTCTTCGACAAATTGAACGATTGGGCGCGCAGCGAAGGCGCGCCGGGGCTCGGCTATGTGATCTTTGAGGAAGAGAACGGCGCGCTCGCCGGCAAGGGCCCGATCGCGAAATTCATTCCCGCCGAGGCGCAGGCCGCGATCGCCGCCAAGGCGGGCGTCAAGGCCGGCGACGCCGTGTTCTTCTCGGCCGGCGAAGCGACCGCCGCCGCGAAACTCGCCGGCATGGCCCGGCTGCGCATCGGCGACGAACTCGGCCTGTCGAAGCAAGACGTCTTCGAATTCTGCTGGATCGTCGATTTCCCGATGTATGAGTGGAACGAGGACGACAAGAAGGTCGATTTCTCGCACAACCCCTTCTCCATGCCGCAAGGCGGCATGGAGGCGCTGGAGACGCAGGATCCGCTCACCATCCTCGCCTACCAATATGACATCGTCTGCAACGGCGTGGAACTATCGTCCGGCGCGATCCGGAACCATCGTCCCGACGTCATGAAGAAGGCGTTCGAGATCGCCGGCTATGGCGAAGACGTGCTGATCGAAAAATTCGGCGGCATGTATCGCGCCTTCCAATATGGCGCGCCGCCGCACGGCGGCATCGCGCCCGGCGTCGACCGCATCGTGATGCTGCTCGCCGACGAGGAAAATTTGCGCGAGGTGACGCTGTTCCCGATGAATCAGCGCGCCGAGGATCTGCTGATGGGCGCGCCGTCGGAAGCGACGATGAAGCATCTGCGCGAACTGCACATCAGGCTGAATCTGCCGGAGACGAAGCCGTAGGCGCGCACCATTCTTATTGCAGGGCTGGCGCCGCTTGCCAAAGTCGGCAAGCGGCGCCATCCGCGCGGCGGTCCCGACCTCAGTAGCGATCCACGCCGCGCCTGTTGTCGCGCCACGTGTCGCGCCTATCGTAGCGGCCACTGCCATAATATCCGTTGCGGCCCGCCCTGCCTTCTAATTCTTTGTTCGTCAGCTTGAAGTTCTGATCGAAGGTCAGGTCGTAACGCTTGCCCCGACATTTGGCGTCGTCGACTTCGAATTTTCCGTCGTCGAATTCCATCTTGCCGCCGGAACAGCCCGCGTCCTTCATCGCTGAACGGATGCTGGATTTCTCTTCGCGGGTGAGCCGACGGTCGGCCTGGGCCGGAGTCGCCGCCATGCCGACGAGCCCGAGAAGCGCGATGCACGTCACGAGAATACGCATGTTCGAACCCTTTCTCTTGCAGCCGGAACGAAGCCGCGGCTGCGCCATGCCGCCCAAAAGGCCGGCGATCTGCGGCCATATGAGGCGCCAGCCGCTATCGGAAAGAGGGCCGCTGAATGTTTCGGCCCTCCGCCTTGCCTCCCGTGGCGCGGTCCCCTATAAGCGCCGCGGCGCCTGCGTTTCCGACACCCCTGGAGGCGAAGCAGCGCCTTTTCTTTTGACATGAAGGACACCGACATGGCCGAGACCAAGAAGCTCGCGGCCACGGTGCGCAGCGGGACAGGCAAGGGGGCCGCCCGCAGCGTTCGCCGTGAGGGCCGCATACCAGCAGTGCTCTATGGGGGCGGCGAAGCGCCGCAGCCGCTTTCGCTCGAAAAGAAGAGCCTCTCCCAGCTGATCTTCGCCGGGCACTTCCTCACGACGATTTTCGAGCTCGACATCGACGGCAAGAAGGAGCGCGCCATCCCGCGCGACTATCAGCTCGACGTCATCAAAGACACGCCGATGCACGTGGACTTCCTGCGCCTGAAGCCGGGATCGCGGCTGCGCGTGCAAGTGCCGGTGCATTTCACCAACCAGGAAGCGGCGCCTGGCATCAAGCGCGGCGGCGCGCTCAACATCGTCTATCACACGGTGGAGATGTGGGTGCCGGCCGACAATATTCCGGAGGCCATCACCGCCGACCTGACGGGCATGGACTTCAACGATTCACTGCATATTTCGGCGATTCCGCTGCCGGAGGGCTGCAAGCCCACCAATCCCGACAAGAATTTTACCGTCGCGAGTCTGACGCCGCCGGCGGGCGGCGGCGCCGAGGAGACTCCGGCGGCTGCGCCTGCGGCCGCTCCCGCCAAGGAAGAAAAGAAGAAGTAGCCCCTCCCCGTCCCTCCCCCGCCGCGCTTCGCTTGCGGGAGAGGGAACGCTAACGATCGGCATTCTCACGAAGCCGGCGAGCGCCGGTTCTGCGCCCTCTCCCGCGAAGCGGGGGAGGGTTGGGGTGGGGGTATTTCATGCTGCTCCTTGTCGGACTGGGCAATCCCGGACGCGCCTACGCCAAGAACCGGCACAATATCGGCTTTATGGCGCTCGAAGCGATCGCCAAGCGACACGGCTTTCCACAAGCGCGGGCGCGCTTCCAAGGTCTCGTCAGCGAGGGGGCGATCGGCGGCGAAAAGGTCATGCTGCTGCAGCCGCAGACCTATATGAACGAAAGCGGCCGTTCGGTCGGTGAAGCCGCGCGCTTTCACAAGATCGGCGTCGATGAGATCGTCGTCCTCCATGACGAACTCGATCTCGCGCCGGCCAAATGCCGGATCAAAACGGGCGGCGGCGTCGCGGGCCACAACGGGCTGCGCTCGATCACCGCGCATATCGGCAACGACTATAAGCGGCTGCGGCTCGGCATCGGCCATCCGGGCGATAAGGCGCTGGTCCATGCTTATGTGCTCAGCGATTTCGCCAAGAGCGAGGAGCCCTGGGTGGCTGCGCTCTGCGAGGCGATCGCCGAAAACGCCGGACTGCTCGTCAAAGGCGATGACGCCGGGCTGCAGAACCGGCTGCACCTCGCCATGGACGCGAAGGGCTTTGCTACGGTGAAGCGCGTCGGCGCGCGATAGGCCGGGCTCGTTCGCGCCACACGCCCCTTTCGACAAAAGCGCTGAAGACGCGGACCGTGGGGGACTTTCACAAAATCACGCAAGCGCCTATATTCAATTTGCCGGCGCTTGCGTCGGCTATGGCGATAAACGGACACCGTAATAAACCATTCGGACCCGGGGGCGGTACCCGGCGCCTCCACCCAAGCCCGTCGCAGCGGCGGGTTTCGGCGGGGGCGAAATAGGATTGACGAGGGTGTAAAGGGTGATTTTTCGCTCGGCATGATACCGCCGTTATCGGGTCAAACCTTATAGTTGCCAACGACAACTATGCTCCGGTGGCCGTCGCTGCGTAATGCAGCGCCCAAACTGGGAATTAAGCCCTAGGGGTTAGCACTTCTAGGCGGGGTCAGGAGGCGCCTGGCAACAGAAGCCTCCGCTTCAATTTTCTCGCGCCGCGCCGCCGTGATGCAAGCGCGGCAGGCATGGCGGTCGGAGCGGTAGCCGGTCGACCATACGGATGGCAGTCTGGCGCGACGCAATGGCTAAAGACATTATTCGCTATGATCTTCTTGTTCAGGACGCCATGCGCGGCGTCATGCGCAAAGTGTTGGGCGACGTCGCCGAGAGCGGGTATCTGCCCGGCGACCATCACTTCACCATCAGCTTCCGCACCGATGCGCCGGGCGTCACGATTTCGCGCCGCCTCGCCGAACAATGGCCGAGCGAGCTGACGATCATCCTGCAGCATCAATATTCAAATCTGGAAGTCGACGAAGAAGGTTTCGGCGTCACCCTGTCGTTCCGCTCGGTCCCCGAGCATCTCTATGTGCCCTTCTCGGCCGTCACCGGCTTTTTCGATCCCGCCGTCGAATTCGGCGTGCGCTTTGAGAGCGCCGAAGACGGGCTTGAGGAAGACGACGATGAGGACGCGCCTTCCCCGGGACCAAGCCTCGTTGCGAAAACGCCCGAGTCGGTGAAGGCGTTCAAGCCGACCAAGGTCGAGCCGGTAAAATCTGAACCGGCCAAAGCAGAGCCGAACAAGACGCCGAGCGCCGACAGGCAAAAAAAACTCAAGCCGGTCGAAACGAAGGAAGACGGCGACGACAAGATCGTCTCGATCGACGCCTTCCGCAAAAAGCCCTGATGGGCGAGGTCGTCAATCTGCGGCGCGCGCGCAAACAGCGCGACCGCCGCGTCAAGGACGACGCCGCGCAGGCGAAGCGCGCCGCCTTCGGGCGCGCCAAATCCGAGCGGGAGTTGACCGCCGCGCAGGCGCAGCTGGAAAGCGCCAGGCTGGAGGCGCATCGGCGCGAGCGGGAAGCGGACGATCCGGCGTGAGCGAGGCGCCGGCGTCGCAGAACTCCAGCTCCCGCGTCGTCAAGCATTCGGTCGTCATCGCCGGCCATCGCACCAGCGTCTCGCTTGAGGACGCCTTCTGGCGGGCGCTGAAGGACATCGCCGCGCAGGAGAGCGTGTCGCTCGCGGCGCTTATCGCCCGGGTGGATGCGGGGCGCGGCGAGGCGAATCTCTCCTCGGCGCTGAGGGTGTTCGTGTTGGAGCGGGCGCTCGAAGCGCGTGAAACGTCCCCAAGCCCCTCACCTCACCTCTCCCCGTGAACGGGGAGAGGAGTCATAGAGACTGCGCGCCTTGTGCAAATGTTTGCGCGACGTCGGCCGCCTCTTCTCCCCGCATGCGGGGAGAAGTGAGATGAGGGGCCGGGGGATTGGCGCCCAATAAACGGCCGAAACAGTGATTCGCCTTCCGTTCTCCTGTATGGTCGCAGAATCATGAAAAGCAGCCCGTCGCCCCAGCCCGACGACTATACGCCCCAGTCCGGCGGGCTCGCCGGGCGCGCCGCGGCCTCGAGTCGGCCGCGCTATCTCGACGCGCTCAATCCCGAGCAGCGCGCCGCGGTCGAGACGCTCGACGGTCCAGTGCTCGTGCTCGCCGGCGCCGGCACCGGCAAGACGCGCGCCCTGACGACGCGCATCGGCCACATCCTCGCGCTCGGCAAGGCCCGCGCCTATGAAATCCTCGCCGTCACCTTCACCAACAAGGCGGCGCGCGAGATGCGCCAGCGCGTGGAAGCCCTCGTCGGCGAAGGCGCGCAGGCCATGCAATGGCTCGGCACTTTTCACGCGATCAGCGCCAAGATTCTGCGCCGCCACGCCGAGCTCGTCGGCTTAAAGCCGAACTTCACCATTCTCGACACGGACGACCAGATCCGCCTCTTGAAGCAGGTGCTGCAGGCCGAGAATATCGACGACAAGCGCTGGCCGGCGCGCGCCCTCGCCATGCGCATCGACGGCTGGAAGAATCGCGGGCTGACGCCGGCGCAGGTCCCCGCCGGCGACGCCGAGAGCTTCGCCAACGGCAAGGGCGCGGCGCTTTACGCGCTCTATCAGGAGCGGCTCAAGGTTCTGAACGCCGTCGATTTCGGCGATCTCCTGATGGAGAGCCTGCGGCTCTTTCGCGACAATCCCGACGTGCTCGCCGATTATCAGCGGCGCTTCAAATATATTCTGGTCGACGAATATCAGGACACCAATGTCGCGCAATATCTGTGGCTGCGGCTGATTGCGCTGGGACGGGCGCAGGGTCAGCAAAATCTCTGCTGCGTCGGCGACGACGATCAGAGCGTCTATGGCTGGCGCGGCGCAGAGGTTGAGAACATCCTGCGTTTCGAGCAGGATTTTCCCGGCGCCAAGGTCATTCGCCTCGAGCGCAACTACCGCTCGACGGGACATATCCTCGCCGCCGCCTCGCATCTCATCTCGCATAATGAAGGCCGGCTTGGCAAAACGCTGTTCACCGATGGCGACGAGGGCGAGAAGCCGACGCTGACCGGCGTGTGGGACAGCCAGGAAGAGGCGCGCAGCATCGGCGAGGACATCGAGCAATTGCATCGCAGGGGCGATTCGCTCGAAGAGATCGCCATTCTCGTGCGCGCCTCGTTTCAGATGCGCGAATTCGAAGAGCGCTTCGTCGAAATCGGCCTGCCCTATCGCGTCATCGGCGGCCCGCGCTTTTACGAGCGGCTCGAAATTCGCGACGCGCTCGCGTATCTGCGCTGCGTCGCGCAGCCGGCCGACGATCTCGCCTTCGAGCGCATCATCAATACGCCCAAACGCGGCCTCGGCGACGCGACGCTGCAGATGCTGCATGAATATGCACGACGCGAAGCCATTCCGCTGATGCAAGCGGCGCGTTTTCTCGTTGAAAGCGAGGAGCTGAAGCCGAAGCCCCGCGGCGCGCTGCGCGGCCTCATCGGCGATTTCGACCG of Methylocystis sp. SC2 contains these proteins:
- a CDS encoding lipase family protein, with the protein product MKAFLLLLLIGLFQLFPAAAQADIPDYVLAYRLAVASYCAYAVNDLDDDHGKERARRCLTEAKKRDPERLQSLDVQGADIETYFDPRHSENAYLLARTKDGLILAFRGTLTPPIDPDGSLFHVARKTIEEHNLHVAGFQKFVEDWLRDIDAVTSAGRHPGIQGAWEDILAHLDTKCGREAQPCFRDLLAHLDPEKGEKLFITGHSKGGALATLAALDIANKFGVVSPTVYTFAAAKALTEKQAAEEMVRASNIWRFERADDLVPALAPDSTAFYWPWHYAHVGSLALLGAGRSRLCPPSPNGIYTPNDRDRIASILLDAATSAPINFLASVAQIDPIGALKKVVNGGEPACRKFVDAHFAVFSDVRQLARNGDTSGPGFFVDDLTDDNKDKILWGYGQWCNLVKFID
- a CDS encoding SspB family protein, translated to MAKDIIRYDLLVQDAMRGVMRKVLGDVAESGYLPGDHHFTISFRTDAPGVTISRRLAEQWPSELTIILQHQYSNLEVDEEGFGVTLSFRSVPEHLYVPFSAVTGFFDPAVEFGVRFESAEDGLEEDDDEDAPSPGPSLVAKTPESVKAFKPTKVEPVKSEPAKAEPNKTPSADRQKKLKPVETKEDGDDKIVSIDAFRKKP
- the aspS gene encoding aspartate--tRNA ligase, encoding MHRYRSHNCGAPNEALVGEKIRLSGWCHRIRDHGGVLFIDLRDHYGLTQCVVDPDSPAFAQAEKLRSEWVVRLDGEVRKRPAGTENPDMPTGQVEVYVNEIEVLGAAAELPLPVFGDQQYPEDTRLKYRFLDLRREKLHQNIMLRGRIIDSIRMRMKQAGFFEFQTPILTASSPEGARDFLVPSRLHPGKFYALPQAPQQFKQLIMVAGFDRYFQIAPCFRDEDARADRSPGEFYQLDVEMSFVTQEDVFGAIEPVLRGLFEEFANGKAVTQKFPRISFRESMLKYGTDKPDLRNPLLIADVSEEFAREDVSFKAFKGKTVRAIPAPGAASQPRSFFDKLNDWARSEGAPGLGYVIFEEENGALAGKGPIAKFIPAEAQAAIAAKAGVKAGDAVFFSAGEATAAAKLAGMARLRIGDELGLSKQDVFEFCWIVDFPMYEWNEDDKKVDFSHNPFSMPQGGMEALETQDPLTILAYQYDIVCNGVELSSGAIRNHRPDVMKKAFEIAGYGEDVLIEKFGGMYRAFQYGAPPHGGIAPGVDRIVMLLADEENLREVTLFPMNQRAEDLLMGAPSEATMKHLRELHIRLNLPETKP
- a CDS encoding DUF4169 family protein; its protein translation is MGEVVNLRRARKQRDRRVKDDAAQAKRAAFGRAKSERELTAAQAQLESARLEAHRREREADDPA
- a CDS encoding PepSY domain-containing protein; the encoded protein is MRILVTCIALLGLVGMAATPAQADRRLTREEKSSIRSAMKDAGCSGGKMEFDDGKFEVDDAKCRGKRYDLTFDQNFKLTNKELEGRAGRNGYYGSGRYDRRDTWRDNRRGVDRY
- a CDS encoding ATP-dependent helicase — encoded protein: MKSSPSPQPDDYTPQSGGLAGRAAASSRPRYLDALNPEQRAAVETLDGPVLVLAGAGTGKTRALTTRIGHILALGKARAYEILAVTFTNKAAREMRQRVEALVGEGAQAMQWLGTFHAISAKILRRHAELVGLKPNFTILDTDDQIRLLKQVLQAENIDDKRWPARALAMRIDGWKNRGLTPAQVPAGDAESFANGKGAALYALYQERLKVLNAVDFGDLLMESLRLFRDNPDVLADYQRRFKYILVDEYQDTNVAQYLWLRLIALGRAQGQQNLCCVGDDDQSVYGWRGAEVENILRFEQDFPGAKVIRLERNYRSTGHILAAASHLISHNEGRLGKTLFTDGDEGEKPTLTGVWDSQEEARSIGEDIEQLHRRGDSLEEIAILVRASFQMREFEERFVEIGLPYRVIGGPRFYERLEIRDALAYLRCVAQPADDLAFERIINTPKRGLGDATLQMLHEYARREAIPLMQAARFLVESEELKPKPRGALRGLIGDFDRWRTLIDAKPQHELAEQVLDESGYTEMWRSDKTPEAAGRLDNLKELVRAMEAFPDLESFLEHVSLVMEADSAVDQERVSIMTLHGAKGLEFETVYLPGWEEGLFPSQRTLDEQGRAGLEEERRLAYVGLTRAKRRAKIYFASNRRIHGLWQATVPSRFIDNLPSDNVEVVEAPSGSQYGSYGVSRFANLDVYGSDYATPGWKRAQAARGDAGRGEPMRGARGKQPVTIEGEVIARSSGGSRFSVGARVFHLKFGPGSVAAVDGNKLTVDFDKAGRKMVLESFVQAG
- the pth gene encoding aminoacyl-tRNA hydrolase, coding for MLLLVGLGNPGRAYAKNRHNIGFMALEAIAKRHGFPQARARFQGLVSEGAIGGEKVMLLQPQTYMNESGRSVGEAARFHKIGVDEIVVLHDELDLAPAKCRIKTGGGVAGHNGLRSITAHIGNDYKRLRLGIGHPGDKALVHAYVLSDFAKSEEPWVAALCEAIAENAGLLVKGDDAGLQNRLHLAMDAKGFATVKRVGAR
- a CDS encoding DUF1192 domain-containing protein; translated protein: MKSEQDDAPRPAAFEIGQPLDLLSVAELDERIERLRLEIARLEAARAAKQAANAAAEAFFRK
- a CDS encoding 50S ribosomal protein L25/general stress protein Ctc, whose translation is MAETKKLAATVRSGTGKGAARSVRREGRIPAVLYGGGEAPQPLSLEKKSLSQLIFAGHFLTTIFELDIDGKKERAIPRDYQLDVIKDTPMHVDFLRLKPGSRLRVQVPVHFTNQEAAPGIKRGGALNIVYHTVEMWVPADNIPEAITADLTGMDFNDSLHISAIPLPEGCKPTNPDKNFTVASLTPPAGGGAEETPAAAPAAAPAKEEKKK
- a CDS encoding ribbon-helix-helix domain-containing protein encodes the protein MSEAPASQNSSSRVVKHSVVIAGHRTSVSLEDAFWRALKDIAAQESVSLAALIARVDAGRGEANLSSALRVFVLERALEARETSPSPSPHLSP